AAATGCATAAATCGCCAAAGCCGGTAAAGTAAACACCATAGAAGCCGCCATAATATAGTTCCAATAACTAATGAATTGACCTTTAAAAGTATTCAATCCCAAAGGAAGAGTAAACATTTCTGGATCAAACAAAATAACTAGAGGTAACAAGAAATTATTCCAATTTCCCATGAATACAAAAACTGCTTGTGCTGCTAAAGCTGGTTTTGCTAAAGGTAAAACAATATGCTGAAAAATACCCCAAGTCTTCAATCCATCCAATTGAGCAGCTTCTTCTAATTCCTTGGGAAAATTCACGAAAAACTGCCGCATCATAAAAATGAAGGTAGCATTAACCATGCTAGGAACAATCATCCCTTGATAGGAATTCAGCCAGCCCAAAGCTTTTAAAATTAAAAATGTGGGAATGAGGGTGATCTGTGCAGGGACTGCTAAGACTGTCAAAATCAGGAAGAACCAGAAGCGTTTACCCGTAAAGTTCAGTCTTGCTAAGGCGTAACCTGCCATTGAGTTGAATAACAAGTTTAATACAGTCACACTGATAGCTATAACCACACTATTGAAGACCCACCGCAGAAACAGCGGTTCTTGGAAAAAAATTTGTTTGTAGTTGTCGAGAGTAAAGTTTTTGGGTACAAAATTAGGTTCACCGCTGACAATTTCTGATAGCGGCTTAAATGATGCTGATAGTGCCCATAAAAAGGGAATGAGCGTGATGATTGCATACAGTGTTAGTAAAATGTATAGCAGTGTCTTCCAAGTCAAAAAATTATATATTTTCATTTTGATAATATCTTTATCAAGGGTTTAGTTTTTCCTCACCATCACCCAGCTTAAATAGTCTCTTCAACTTGAGAATTAAATCAGCTTCTGTAACTGAAAAAAACAACCAGTATTCTAAACTACATTTACACCCTTGAAATATTTTTGCTAATGAGTTCTTGCACCCAAGCTCTAAAAGCTCTCATAGTCTTGTTTCTACCCACAGTTTTACACTGTTGAAGATACTCAGGAATGACTTGCTGGAGAGGAAAATTAGGGAAAATTGGGCTAAACGTAGACGAAATATATTTACCATTTTGCAGAACATTAATTTGTAATTTTCCTTTTTCAAAGCGCCACAACTCGGGTACTGCTAATGCTTCATAGATACTAGAGTGAGTGCGGGAAGTGACATCAATTTTTAACGCTAAGTCTGGAGGCGGATCTACTGTTAAGTCTAATCTGTCTCTGCCTCGAACAACTGGTTCATTTTGGATATAAAAACAGTTGTCATGTTCAATGCCTTTGTCCATTAATTCATTTTTGAAAGTTGTCGAACCTAAAGACATAAATTCAATGTCTAGCTCCTCAAGGAGTACTTTCACTAAATCGCTAATATTTTCTTTATTACGCTCATGTTCAGGTAGTGGTGTCATAATTTCTAGCATTCCATTTTCATAAGCTACCCTAGCGGCACGATGCTCACCTAATTCTTGTAAAATCGTTTCAAATTCTTGCCATGTAACATTTTTTAGCAGCACTCGCTGTCCTGGTGGAACTTCTAATTGCTTCAGTTTTAATAGCATGTTTGCCTCCATTTTGAAGTGTAACTTATTTGACATGAATGGCTTTAGCTCAGTAAGTTTCCTTTAAAAATTTTAGCCTCCAAAAAACCGCCGTTGAATCAAAGTGATAACAATAATGACTGCTGCGAGTAAAAAGGCGATCGCCGCTGCATATCCCATCTGTAAGTTACGAAAGACAGCTTGATATATCAATAGAACTATTGTCAAAGTAGCATTATTCGGTCCACCAGTGCCGTTAGAAAAAATATAAGATTGGTCAAACAATTGAAACGTGCCAATCACTCCTATTGTGACTACAAAAAAGGTTACTGGTCTGAGTATAGGAATTGTGATATGAATAAACTGCTGCCAGCCATTTGCTCCATCTAGCGATCCAGCCTCATAAAGTGAACGAGGAATATCCTGCAACGCTGCCAAATAAATCACCATGTAAAACGGTGCTGTTGACCAAATATTCATCAGCATAATACCTTTGAGGGCAACGGCTGGATCTCCTAACCAGTTGTAAGTAGGTAGCCCTACAAAAGCAAGAAAATCATTGAGTAACCCATTCGTGTTATAAATCCACATAAAAATCAGCGTCAACACAGCCGATGAAGTGACTGTCGGCAAAAAGTAAAGGATACGCCACCAATTTTTGGCACGAATACCAGAGTTGAGCGTCACTGCTAGAATTAAAGCCAAGACAGTTTGAGCCGGGACAACAATTGCAACATATTGGGCTGTATTTCTTAAAGCAATCCAAACCTGTTCATCTTCAATGAGTCGCGTGAAGTTGCGAAAGCCTACAAATTGATACTTAATAGCGCCAAGAAGTTGAACTTTGTGCAGAGAAAGAAAAATAGCCCAGAGAATGGGTAGCACGACAAATGTGCCCAACACCAGAATGGTTGGCATCATAAACAAGTATCCAGCCAAGTCTTGTGTGATGTTCGATCTAGACTTTGTTTGTCGCCTTCTGACTTCAAACACAAATGTACCTCCAACTCATCCGGCACCATCCCGACTGTAGCGATAGGTAATGCATGATTATTTATCGTAACTGCTTGTGTATCAATTCAGTTGCAGTTCAACCAAGCTTGACTTAAACAAAACTTAAAGAAATGTCAAGCCTATCAAAAGATTATTCATTGCATTCCGCTTTCAAGATTTTATACGCTGTTACTAAAAATACAGAGTTTCTAAACACGATTTTCATATTCAAACAATAAGCCTCTATATGAGGTTGGTACGCATTGCCATCCTTACGGTAGATGTTT
This portion of the Brasilonema sennae CENA114 genome encodes:
- a CDS encoding carbohydrate ABC transporter permease, with product MKIYNFLTWKTLLYILLTLYAIITLIPFLWALSASFKPLSEIVSGEPNFVPKNFTLDNYKQIFFQEPLFLRWVFNSVVIAISVTVLNLLFNSMAGYALARLNFTGKRFWFFLILTVLAVPAQITLIPTFLILKALGWLNSYQGMIVPSMVNATFIFMMRQFFVNFPKELEEAAQLDGLKTWGIFQHIVLPLAKPALAAQAVFVFMGNWNNFLLPLVILFDPEMFTLPLGLNTFKGQFISYWNYIMAASMVFTLPALAIYAFFNRYFIESVTFTGGKG
- a CDS encoding Uma2 family endonuclease; amino-acid sequence: MLLKLKQLEVPPGQRVLLKNVTWQEFETILQELGEHRAARVAYENGMLEIMTPLPEHERNKENISDLVKVLLEELDIEFMSLGSTTFKNELMDKGIEHDNCFYIQNEPVVRGRDRLDLTVDPPPDLALKIDVTSRTHSSIYEALAVPELWRFEKGKLQINVLQNGKYISSTFSPIFPNFPLQQVIPEYLQQCKTVGRNKTMRAFRAWVQELISKNISRV
- a CDS encoding carbohydrate ABC transporter permease, producing the protein MPTILVLGTFVVLPILWAIFLSLHKVQLLGAIKYQFVGFRNFTRLIEDEQVWIALRNTAQYVAIVVPAQTVLALILAVTLNSGIRAKNWWRILYFLPTVTSSAVLTLIFMWIYNTNGLLNDFLAFVGLPTYNWLGDPAVALKGIMLMNIWSTAPFYMVIYLAALQDIPRSLYEAGSLDGANGWQQFIHITIPILRPVTFFVVTIGVIGTFQLFDQSYIFSNGTGGPNNATLTIVLLIYQAVFRNLQMGYAAAIAFLLAAVIIVITLIQRRFFGG